From a single Peromyscus maniculatus bairdii isolate BWxNUB_F1_BW_parent chromosome 4, HU_Pman_BW_mat_3.1, whole genome shotgun sequence genomic region:
- the Tprn gene encoding taperin, with the protein MAGLGRPGPGPRTAMPAWKREILERRRAKLAALSGGPGPGAAPEGQNEKLVLAESLGPLSENPFMRLESERRRGARPAQQLLELYRRVPGVRTIRADNILIIESAPGFPPAVPPAAGIRAAEVVVYEAPQPGRVSRLLEKFDSPAAPRSRGSPERSRPGLPQLPGASASAATRAPTNRSLAPGPSVLLSQPALPVSPVPVAPRAGQRPACCEPAHPDGTAGPGARRSDFLQKTGSNSFTVHPRGLPRGAVNRSLSNGPMTQKSPAGPANGLSGSPPAPGKWKPKVESEEPSLHPPPSPGTPSATPVGPPAFPAPSAASATPSQRRWVSSATSANDSFEIRPAPKPDVETIPIGDLQARALANLRVNSRNSFVLIPKRKALGNHPSEGRQSEEPNGEVGWASQSQGLRAQLVSTADGSPALERSPLAAEVQWAARDGGCPRPATAVTDQSVRWQRPSSPPPFLPATVEAEPAEGLGAPGLAKNGQEPGRPGLPVTFIDEVDSEEEASQEAKLPSSAAGVPPQHHLHLARPGHTSELPHRGSNTFIVVPKRKPETLQEPHFSQANGQSQQQEAEEQDADSLSGPHTALENTLKKRYPTVHEIEVIGGYLALQKSCLIKAGSSRKKMKISFNDKTLHTTFEYPSESSLAQEEAEEEEEEEGEEDGEEEEVGLDSEKPFTLFLPRATFVSSVGPEIPRLPDGSSGLSSYTPKHSVAFSKWQEQTVVQTPIEVELPPKEVMLTPASQNDLSDFRSEPALYF; encoded by the exons ATGGCCGGCCTGGGGCGGCCGGGCCCGGGGCCGCGCACCGCGATGCCGGCCTGGAAGCGGGAGATCCTTGAGCGGAGGCGAGCTAAACTGGCCGCCCTGAGCGGAGGTCCGGGACCCGGCGCGGCACCGGAGGGACAGAACGAGAAGCTGGTTCTGGCCGAGAGTCTGGGTCCGCTAAGCGAGAACCCGTTCATGAGACTTGAATCGGAGCGGCGGCGAGGGGCACGGCCGGCGCAGCAGCTGCTGGAGCTGTACCGTCGCGTGCCCGGCGTACGTACCATCCGAGCCGACAACATCCTCATCATCGAGTCAGCGCCTGGCTTCCCGCCCGCCGTGCCGCCTGCTGCGGGAATCCGCGCTGCCGAGGTCGTGGTGTACGAGGCGCCTCAGCCGGGCCGTGTCAGCCGCCTGCTGGAGAAGTTCGATTCTCCAGCCGCGCCCCGCAGCCGCGGAAGCCCGGAGCGCTCCCGCCCTGGGCTCCCTCAGCTTCCCGGGGCGTCTGCATCTGCTGCCACGCGCGCTCCCACCAATCGGTCGTTGGCTCCTGGCCCATCGGTGCTTCTCAGCCAGCCCGCACTCCCTGTTTCGCCTGTCCCCGTTGCTCCGCGCGCGGGTCAGCGCCCCGCCTGTTGCGAGCCCGCGCACCCCGATGGCACCGCAGGCCCTGGGGCCCGGCGCAGCGACTTCCTCCAGAAGACCGGCAGCAACTCCTTCACTGTTCACCCCCGGGGCCTGCCCCGCGGTGCGGTCAATCGCTCGCTTTCTAATGGACCCATGACCCAGAAGTCCCCGGCCGGCCCTGCCAATGGGTTGTCGGGCTCTCCTCCAGCGCCGGGCAAGTGGAAGCcaaaggtggagtcagaggaaccctccctccacccacccccaagcCCTGGGACCCCAAGTGCCACTCCAGTTGGGCCCCCTGCCTTCCCGGCGCCCAGTGCAGCCAGTGCCACTCCCAGCCAGCGCCGGTGGGTCTCCTCTGCCACCAGCGCCAATGACTCCTTCGAAATAAGGCCAGCCCCCAAGCCAGACGTGGAAACTATCCCAATCGGGGACCTTCAGGCCCGGGCCCTGGCCAACCTCCGTGTTAACTCCCGCAACTCCTTCGTGTTGATCCCCAAGCGCAAGGCCCTTGGGAACCATCCTTCGGAGGGGAGGCAGTCAGAGGAGCCAAACGGGGAGGTAGGCTGGGCCTCTCAGAGCCAGGGGCTCAGAGCCCAGCTGGTGTCTACAGCGGATGGTTCACCCGCCCTAGAGAGGAGTCCCTTGGCTGCTGAGGTGCAGTGGGCAGCTAGGGACGGGGGCTGCCCCAGGCCAGCCACTGCTGTCACAGACCAGTCTGTTAGGTGGCAGAGGCCATCCTCACCACCTCCATTTCTACCAGCCACTGTTGAAGCTGAGCCGGCTGAGGGCTTGGGGGCTCCTGGCTTGGCCAAGAATGGCCAGGAGCCTGGGAGGCCAGGACTTCCAGTCACCTTCATTGATGAAGTCGACTCAGAAGAGGAAGCCTCTCAAGAAGCCAAACTGCCCTCCTCGGCAGCTGGTGTGCCTCCCCAGCACCACCTGCACCTTGCCAGGCCTGGGCACACCTCAGAACTCCCACACCGAGGCAGCAACACTTTCATAGTGGTGCCCAAGAGGAAGCCAGAGACCCTTCAGGAGCCACACTTCAGTCAGGCCAATGGGCAGTCCCAGCAACAGGAGGCTGAGGAACAGGATGCTGATAGCCTCTCAGGACCCCACACTGCCCTGGAGAACACCCTTAAGAAACGCTACCCCACTGTGCATGAGATTGAAGTGATCGGTGGTTACCTGGCCCTGCAGAAGTCCTGCCTCATCAAGGCTGGCTCTTCAAGAAAAAAG ATGAAGATATCCTTCAATGACAAGACCCTGCATACAACATTTGAGTACCCTTCGGAGAGCTCCCTAgcacaggaagaagcagaggaggaggaggaggaagagggagaggaggatggcGAAGAGGAGGAAGTAGGGCTTGACTCAGAGAAGCCCTTTACCCTCTTCCTGCCCCGGGCCACATTTGTAAGCAGTGTGGGCCCTGAGATCCCCCGACTCCCAGATGGCAGCTCAG GCCTGTCCAGCTACACTCCCAAGCATTCTGTGGCCTTCAGCAAGTGGCAGGAGCAGACAGTGGTGCAGACTCCAATTGAGGTGGAACTCCCACCGAAGGAGGTCATG cTAACACCTGCCAGTCAGAACGATCTCTCGGACTTCCGCAGCGAGCCAGCCCTCTATTTCTGA